CTGGTCCGAAGGGCATAGCATTGGAAAGATACTCGGTGCCATGATCTGGTTTTGCGGTGCTGTTTTTATCGAAGGAGTTCATCCATTGCAGGCCGGCATTATCAGAAGGAAACACCGGTCCGAACGACGCCCGGGGACCCGGATCGAATCGCGGATCACTTTCGCATGGCGACGTATACGGGAAGTCACTCTTACGACAGCAAAAGCAATTCGATTGGCGTTAAAACTTCATTTCATCCGACGAAAAGTCGAACGGGAAGGTCCGAGAGGTAGTTATATCGATCTGGCAATTACTCCTGTCGCGCCAAAGAGACGAGACCTGCATGCTATCTCGGTCGAGCTCCCCTTGTCTATCAAGGAAATGTCAAAATCCAAAGCGGATAAAATATGATCATTGAATACCCTTACTAATCGTTGAAAATAATTGAAGACGAGAACTGTGGATTACTGGTAAAAATCTGCGAAAGACTGAGTTTACCACTAGAGTGGGGTTTTAGGAAATTGGGATCGTTCTATACCGTCTTCAGAAGTAACGATTTCGGCAATTTACCGATGTTTTTAGATGCCTTGTAAAGGTCCACCGCCTTTTGGGCGTTTATCCAAAACTCCGGCGATGTGCTAAAAGCAGCTGCCAGCTTAATTGCCATTTCCGCCGTAACACCGCTATGCCCATTGATTATCCGATTAATGACCTTTACATCGCAATTCAGATGCAAAGCCAACTCAGCCTGAGTCATCTTAAGCGGCACCAGAAACTCCTCCTTCAATATCTCCCCTGGCGTGGTCGGATTTCTCATCATTTTAGACATATTTCCTCCTATTTCAGGGGTAGTCACACACTCGGACATGATTGGGACCAGAGTCTGTCCAACCCAACACGACCCTCCA
This window of the Nitrospirota bacterium genome carries:
- a CDS encoding HigA family addiction module antidote protein, with the translated sequence MSKMMRNPTTPGEILKEEFLVPLKMTQAELALHLNCDVKVINRIINGHSGVTAEMAIKLAAAFSTSPEFWINAQKAVDLYKASKNIGKLPKSLLLKTV